The following nucleotide sequence is from Oryzias latipes chromosome 20, ASM223467v1.
TGATTATCTTACCTGAGCAGATACATGCATATGAACCAAGCACATAAACATTTAGAAagctattttattctttttcatcagagtatTTTTATTCACTCTTCAAGTGTCGTACCTGAGCTAAGAGTTTAAAACACTAGCTCCTAATTTCAGCATCATAGCTCtcccttttttcaaaatgaaaatagattttaaaaaagggaaataataACAGCCAATGAGAAATTTACAAccctggaaaaaagaaaaagcatccttaaaactgtaaaaaccgaattttacattattttctgcattttattttgtggatTTCGAAAATGGGTTTTTCCTGATGAAatgaatttgaattaaaaacaaaaatgtctgaatTTCAAGAATCATTTTAATAAGGTTGACCAAGAAGGTTTCAGCGGTGAAGTAGCTTCTGTAAGGCTGTCAAGACAAATAAATAACTTAATGCCAATATCTTAAGCATTCAAAatggtttcaatttttttctttgcatttatttaaagtatGCAAAAGGGATgtgccaaaaataaaactattttttgtccaaaaaaaagaagatgcaaactcagagaaaataaagttaaaaaaagtaaaagttgccTACACAACGTTAAAAGCACGAAtaccatttttttcattaaagtaaaaaataaaatcattgaaACGGACAAAATAGATTTCACATCACTCTTTTAGATTCTTTAGTTAACTCTTCTGACttaagtttttcttcatttaggtGCAGAACGGAGTGGCAGTTTATGCATCATGGGGGACTCTCTCCACACTGCTCAGTCTGACCATGTACCTACAGCACCGtacagaaacatttaaatgtgactGTTCATTCCTGgcactgctgctgcttctgatgGAGCTGGTGGTGTGGTGAGTTCTTCTCATTCTGACTGAAACCAACCCTCccgactgaaaaaaaaaagtaaacttaggTTCCCTTTGCTCTCAGGTTTCTCTTAGAGAACTTTTACTTTGTTGATGAAGTGCGGTACATCGTGACCATCTACCCTGTGGTCATCTATTGGCTGGCAGGCTCCCTGACAAACTCCAGATTTCCAGGGAATCAAGTTTACATCTTTGCAGGTGCTCTTTGGAACAATCCGTCATACCCAGATAAATCATCTATTTTCATCTTGCACTACTTTGTCCTTACATATGTCATTCTGATTTCCTACAGCTGCGATCCTGGGTATATCCTGCATCATGTTTGTAGCACGCTTAACCCTGGTGGTATGGAGACACTGCAAACAGCCGCTTTACGAAGACAATGGGCTGAGCATGTCTCCGGTGGAAATTTCTTTAACACAAAGCAattttttcctctaaatgcAAGATGTTGATACCAAGAGATGAGGTGTAAATAtattctagatttttttttttatcagaaactGTAAATGGCTGCTTTAAAACACTATGTAATACGAGTAAGTTTgttaataaagtaataaagaaacCAATCCAAAAAGTGTTTGGAATTATCTATGTTAATTAAATTgatgtacaaaaaaatataaaaagcctaaaactttactttactttactaaGAACCTCTAAGTTTAAAATTAAGAAGATCTTTGAGGAAGAAATCAGAAAtatgaatgaagaaataaatgttttcttcctctgtttttcAGGCTATTACTTATTAGCaaaatccaattaaaaaaacatgataattTATTAAGAGGAAACAGTCCAGATCCACTGGGGAAACTGATCAATGACTTGACGAGAACTGGGACCACAATAACAAAAGGGTTACCAGTAGGAACACACTGTGTTATCATGCATTCAAATCCTGAAGAGCTCCAAAGATTGCCAGAACTTTTGCAGACTCAAGGGAAAAGCTGACTCACAAGTTTCTGGAGTGGTCTAGCCAGTCTTTGGACCTCAAATAATTTGTAGAGGGAGTTGGAAGTCCATTTTTCCAGTGAAAActtcaaaacatcacagctcttgagaagatctggaTTGAAGAATAGACCAAAACAGCCTTATTTTCTGCATCatcatacaaataaattctctcacagttgaagagGACCAATAATTACCATTAAAGAACGTTCTTATCTTTTTCAGAGGACAACTTAAAGAAAAGCATCTTGACCaacaaaattttagaaaaacgtCTCTTAAAAATGTGATTCCTCTTTGGTTATTGCCCAATATTGGTAGTTGATTTCTCCATATGTGTAGATAATGTTCATTTATGACGCACTTATACCactaaacacaataaaacaaaacgtgTCTAAGTAACACTTAAGTGTTACTAAGTGCAATGTGAATCGCAAAGTAATGACAATAAAAGACCAACAAAAGtccatttagaaaaatagaactttacttttatttttatttacaattattttaaagaagatgggattcatttttttttctttagcatcaTGAATCTATTTATATCAAATTCAGAGCCATCTTCAATATGATTAACAGAATAAATGTGTTTGGTTAATCAAGTTAGCAAAATAAACCCCATGTTGCAGTGGTGTCACTGCTAAtgcatttcacagtttcaaagaTAGCTGTTATCTATCATTCACTTTAGAAGGAGACTGGTGATGAACTGTCAGAGCAAGAATTCTGGATGTTCACAAAAATGTCATGAATTCCACACAGCCAGGCCTTCAGGCTGGGAAAGCAGCACTTTCCATTTGTGCGCGGTCGTGACAACCATGCAGTGGGAACCCTGCTGGTTCCTGCAACTGTTAATCAAATTAAACAGTGATCCTCATTTGATTTTTATGGTCACACAGGGATCATAAAAATCAAAAGGAACATGCAATGATCCAAAGTCCAAAGTATTAGATAGTGGTAGAAGAGAAAAAACCGTTTGAGAGCTAAGAGCTGCAAAGAGCAGGAACTCTTCACTGACATCCACAATGACTGTCTTTGCTGGAAATAACAGTCACCATTTGATGAAACATGCTGCAAGCATCATACTTGCCTTCATCTCTCAGATGATTTCAGATGTCTTCTTCATTCTGTCGCAGGAAGGAAATGTGCCAAACGGTGAGTGACTGAATGTTAAAGACCTGCTCCCAGAATTGGATCATTTCTTGGCAGCAGAATTCTCATTCTGGGAGCAGAAAGTTAATAATCGaagtttaaaatatgaaaaagttgTGTTGTTCTTTATATAATTTTGTAGCAAGAGTTTATCGTCTAAAATCCCACTAATGTGCATTATGTTTGTTGTTTGAGGTATTCCTTTCAGTTtagtaaaatgttgttttctttccagCTCTGTTTCAGAACTCTGCCAGAAATGTGTCTAACACCTTCTACCTGGAGGTTACTATGGACTGGTGGTCAGATAATTGCTGGATTGTGATTGACCTGTGGTCCAAAGCGTGGCTTGTTTATGCAGCCGTCAGTCTCTACAGGAGGTACAGCAGAAGGGGAGGGGGTACTTTTGTAAGAGCGAAGTTTCCGCGTCTTCCGATTTCATTTGCAGAAATGCTCTTGGCCCAGAATCCTGCAATCCAGAAATCCACCCTCCAATTTTCCATCTGATATGGACCGTAACCAATGTCTTAAGAATGTCCAGCATGTACATGTGGGACAAACAGTGAGTTGCGTTCAGTGTTCTCATGGTGCATTTGCAGTATAAACAAGTGAATTCAAGTTTTTGCCGCGTTCCACAGTTACATCGTGGGAGCTGTGCTGCTCAGATGGTTTCTGCCAGTCTACAGCTTCTACATGCTTTACAT
It contains:
- the LOC105356692 gene encoding uncharacterized protein LOC105356692 isoform X2, which gives rise to MVNHNPARVVLMFVGLFTFLSAITFNFLSGFGDKSGVFRQRTEDVTRKYSTLITPAQWAFFVWDFTYFWVFAMFVYFLTGLCRRLLMPALITSALMTLTDYMVLFFACNGLQTYGPWLNKYHKADLWLFRILVQNGVAVYASWGTLSTLLSLTMYLQHRTETFKCDCSFLALLLLLMELVVWFLLENFYFVDEVRYIVTIYPVVIYWLAGSLTNSRFPGNQVYIFAAAILGISCIMFVARLTLVVWRHCKQPLYEDNGLSMSPVEISLTQSNFFL